A single Chryseobacterium sp. DNA region contains:
- a CDS encoding DUF1579 domain-containing protein: MKNLLTILSVAFLFTACEKEKKTAVNNSEKADAAVTKSEWKPVDSAAATKAWMEFATPGEMHKMLAKFDGNWTGATSMWMDDSGKAASSTSECTNKMIFDGRYQVSNYKGNFMGMPFEGMSIMGYDNAKKKFVSTWIDNMGTGLMHAEGDWNPGKKSIDFKGKMTDPSQPGKECEVREVYTFTDDNNHMLEMYGPNPKTGKEMKTMEIKFTRKK, encoded by the coding sequence ATGAAAAATTTACTTACAATTCTTTCCGTAGCTTTTTTATTTACAGCTTGTGAGAAAGAAAAGAAAACAGCGGTCAATAATTCTGAAAAGGCAGATGCTGCTGTAACAAAATCAGAATGGAAACCTGTAGACTCCGCTGCTGCCACGAAAGCCTGGATGGAATTTGCCACCCCGGGAGAAATGCATAAAATGCTGGCAAAATTTGACGGAAACTGGACCGGTGCCACCAGCATGTGGATGGACGACAGCGGAAAAGCTGCTAGCAGTACCTCAGAATGCACCAATAAAATGATTTTTGACGGACGATATCAGGTAAGCAATTATAAAGGAAATTTCATGGGTATGCCGTTTGAAGGAATGAGTATCATGGGATATGATAATGCCAAGAAAAAATTTGTAAGCACCTGGATAGACAATATGGGAACTGGATTAATGCATGCCGAGGGAGACTGGAACCCTGGTAAGAAATCAATTGATTTTAAAGGCAAAATGACGGATCCAAGCCAACCGGGAAAGGAATGTGAAGTAAGAGAAGTCTATACTTTCACAGATGACAACAATCATATGCTGGAGATGTATGGTCCGAATCCTAAAACAGGAAAGGAAATGAAAACGATGGAAATCAAATTCACCCGTAAAAAGTAA